From the genome of Ziziphus jujuba cultivar Dongzao chromosome 6, ASM3175591v1, one region includes:
- the LOC107408599 gene encoding ACT domain-containing protein ACR8 → MEWAACLDEYEKLVYRMNTPRVVIDNAVCSTVTLVKVDSARRHGILLEAVQVLTDLNLLIKKAYISSDGRWFMDVFHVTDQNGNKLTDESVISYIEQSLGAIHYGRSNGCNGLTALELTGTDRVGLLSEVFAVLADLQCNVVESKVWTHNGRIASLIYVKDCDSGCPIEDSQKINKIEALLRNVLKGDNDIRSAKTSVSMGVTHTERRLHQMMFADRDYERKSILRRCADSLMVTVQNWTGRGYSVVNVQCKDRSKLLFDVVCTLTDMDYVVFHATINTAGDKAYLEFYIRHTDGTPISSEPERQRVIQCIEAAIQRRASEGVRLELCTADRQALLADVTRTFRENGLNVTRAEISTTRDMALNVFYVTDAVGNPADPKIIESVRQKIGLSSLKVKELPLSYHTKAENEEQAVGVGGAVLLSLGSLVRRNLYNLGLIRSYS, encoded by the exons ATGGAGTGGGCTGCTTGTTTGGATGAATATGAGAAGCTTGTTTACAGGATGAACACTCCGag ggTCGTGATCGACAATGCCGTTTGCTCCACTGTGACTCTTGTCAAG GTTGATAGTGCCAGGAGGCATGGAATTCTCCTTGAGGCTGTTCAGGTTCTCACTGATTTGAACCTTTTAATCAAAAAGGCTTATATTTCTTCCGATGGAAGATGGTTCATGGATG TTTTCCATGTGACCGATCAAAACGGAAATAAATTAACAGACGAGAGCGTCATCAGCTATATCGAGCAG TCTCTTGGTGCCATTCACTATGGGAGATCCAATGGCTGTAATGGATTGACAGCTTTGGAGCTAACGGGAACAGATCGAGTGGGTCTGCTTTCCGAAGTGTTTGCAGTACTAGCTGATCTTCAATGCAATGTGGTTGAATCTAAAGTGTGGACGCACAATGGCCGGATTGCTTCACTTATCTACGTAAAAGATTGCGACTCTGGTTGTCCAATTGAGGACTCAcagaaaatcaataaaattgaaGCGTTGTTAAGGAATGTTCTTAAAGGGGATAATGATATTCGGAGTGCCAAAACCTCTGTTTCCATGGGGGTAACACACACGGAAAGAAGACTGCACCAAATGATGTTCGCAGACCGCGATTACGAAAGGAAGTCTATCTTGCGGCGTTGCGCGGATTCTCTAATGGTGACTGTCCAGAACTGGACAGGAAGGGGTTATTCTGTGGTGAATGTTCAGTGCAAAGATAGAAGCAAGCTTTTGTTTGATGTTGTTTGCACGTTGACAGATATGGACTATGTGGTTTTCCATGCCACAATTAACACAGCAGGGGATAAAGCATACTTG gAATTTTACATCAGACACACGGATGGAACCCCAATTAGTTCAGAACCCGAAAGGCAACGAGTGATCCAATGCATAGAAGCTGCTATTCAAAGAAGAGCATCTGAG GGTGTGAGACTAGAACTTTGCACAGCTGATAGACAAGCCCTTTTAGCAGATGTGACAAGGACGTTCCGAGAGAATGGCTTAAACGTGACAAGGGCCGAAATATCCACCACTAGGGACATGGCTCTAAATGTTTTCTATGTGACAGATGCGGTTGGTAACCCTGCAGATCCAAAAATCATTGAATCTGTTAGACAGAAAATAGGGCTGAGTAGCTTAAAAGTGAAGGAATTGCCATTGAGTTATCACACGAAGGCAGAGAATGAAGAGCAAGCGGTTGGGGTTGGTGGGGCAGTGTTATTATCACTTGGAAGCCTTGTGAGAAGGAATCTATACAATTTGGGATTAATCAGATCATATTCTTGA